A single genomic interval of Methyloceanibacter caenitepidi harbors:
- a CDS encoding potassium channel family protein, translated as MDPTVAETVKESMWISTMNVSMLDQLAVGGATSLVNLFIHAILVGAIAATLRNLANTDASFPGFVQYMLVIVATGTLLVVGHFGECVIWAYVYKWVGAVPKDTDLIYFAFGNYTTLGYGDVVPVPQWHMLGPMTALNGVMLIGWSTALVYDLLHRSVQTPKAS; from the coding sequence ATGGATCCGACCGTCGCAGAGACCGTGAAGGAGTCCATGTGGATCTCCACCATGAACGTCTCGATGCTCGATCAGCTCGCCGTTGGCGGCGCGACGAGCCTCGTCAACCTTTTCATTCATGCGATCCTGGTCGGCGCCATCGCCGCAACATTGCGGAACCTCGCAAACACCGACGCCTCGTTCCCCGGCTTCGTGCAGTACATGCTTGTGATCGTCGCCACGGGCACGCTTCTCGTGGTCGGCCATTTCGGTGAATGCGTGATCTGGGCGTATGTCTATAAGTGGGTCGGCGCCGTTCCCAAGGACACCGATCTCATCTATTTCGCGTTCGGCAACTACACCACGCTCGGTTACGGCGACGTCGTGCCCGTGCCTCAATGGCACATGCTTGGCCCGATGACGGCCCTCAATGGCGTCATGCTGATCGGCTGGTCGACCGCGCTCGTCTACGACCTGCTGCACCGGTCCGTGCAAACGCCAAAAGCGAGTTAG
- a CDS encoding DNA recombination protein RmuC translates to MVLEPLHIGTVMIDPVLVGLVLAGVAVLALLILAIVMVVHLARRKQDAAAQGDQLGELRVRLQTLAEISVTRHGDLARAVNERLDRMTHKVGTDLNESARKTHETISRLNERLAVIDTAQKNLTELSGNMVSLQEILANKQARGAFGQVRMEAIIKDGLPAGAYSFQATLSNNTRPDCLLHMPNTPAGVVIDAKFPLEGFEAFRTARSDEAKKAAARRIRTDVGKHIDAIAEKYLIPGETQDTAILFVPSESISADLSEHFPDIVQKAYRARIVICAPNMLMLAVQTMQAILKDVQMREQAHLIQREVSTLMADMGRFRDRVLDLQRHFGQANADIDKILTSADKITKRGQKIEQLDFDEDAKTVRDAKAVPHGTPAAPASAAVPNVTQASAAREPGKGPRIIRQPDLLAGE, encoded by the coding sequence ATGGTCCTTGAGCCCCTGCATATCGGGACGGTGATGATCGACCCCGTTCTGGTGGGCCTTGTGCTCGCCGGAGTGGCTGTGCTCGCGCTCCTGATTCTGGCGATCGTGATGGTCGTCCATCTTGCCCGCCGAAAGCAGGACGCCGCCGCGCAAGGAGACCAGCTCGGCGAGCTGCGCGTGCGGCTTCAGACGCTCGCGGAAATCAGCGTGACGCGGCACGGCGATTTGGCGCGCGCCGTCAACGAGCGCCTCGACCGCATGACCCACAAGGTGGGCACCGATCTCAACGAGAGCGCCCGCAAGACTCACGAGACCATTTCGCGGCTGAACGAGCGGCTGGCCGTGATCGATACGGCTCAAAAGAACCTCACCGAGCTCTCTGGCAACATGGTCAGCCTTCAGGAGATCCTGGCGAACAAGCAGGCGCGCGGGGCCTTCGGCCAAGTTCGCATGGAGGCCATCATCAAGGACGGGCTCCCCGCCGGCGCCTACTCTTTCCAGGCGACGCTCTCAAACAACACGCGGCCCGACTGTCTCCTGCATATGCCGAACACGCCGGCGGGCGTCGTAATCGATGCGAAGTTTCCGCTGGAAGGCTTCGAGGCCTTCCGTACGGCGCGCAGCGATGAGGCGAAGAAAGCCGCCGCCCGGCGCATCCGTACCGATGTGGGCAAGCATATCGATGCGATCGCCGAGAAGTATCTCATCCCCGGCGAGACTCAGGACACCGCCATTCTGTTCGTGCCTTCCGAATCCATCTCTGCGGATTTGTCGGAGCACTTCCCGGACATCGTCCAGAAGGCGTACCGCGCGCGCATCGTGATCTGCGCGCCGAACATGCTGATGCTCGCAGTGCAGACCATGCAGGCCATTCTCAAAGACGTGCAGATGCGCGAGCAGGCGCATCTCATCCAGCGGGAAGTGTCGACCCTGATGGCCGACATGGGACGGTTCCGCGACCGCGTGCTCGATCTGCAGCGGCACTTCGGCCAGGCCAACGCCGATATCGACAAGATCCTCACTTCGGCGGACAAGATCACGAAGCGCGGGCAGAAGATCGAGCAGCTCGACTTCGACGAAGACGCCAAGACGGTTCGCGACGCCAAAGCCGTTCCGCACGGTACGCCTGCGGCACCTGCGTCGGCAGCCGTCCCCAATGTCACTCAGGCCAGTGCCGCGCGTGAGCCCGGCAAGGGGCCGCGCATCATCCGCCAGCCGGATCTGTTGGCCGGCGAATAG